The following are encoded together in the Bradyrhizobium algeriense genome:
- a CDS encoding metallophosphoesterase family protein codes for MHQMSAAPSRSVNASAPAATRIYAVGDIHGRADLLSEITARIDDDIRRRPVAHTVEIYLGDYIDRGPHSRTVMDLLAVRLVANRAVCLRGNHEAVMEGFLQDPAILQYWQQLGGMQTLASYGVELRNGTETANDLHRRFLDAFPREHELVMQCLRNQFSCGDFLFVHAGIRPDVPLDDQDPNDLIWIRDEFLDCTRNHERFVVHGHTPVPHPDIRSNRINIDTAAWRTGTLTCIAIEGSTILFL; via the coding sequence ATGCACCAGATGTCCGCGGCACCCTCGCGCTCCGTTAACGCTTCAGCGCCCGCCGCTACACGCATCTATGCGGTCGGTGACATCCACGGCCGGGCCGACCTGCTGAGCGAAATCACGGCGCGCATCGATGACGACATCCGGCGCCGACCGGTCGCGCATACGGTCGAGATCTATCTCGGCGACTACATCGACCGCGGACCGCACTCCAGGACGGTGATGGATTTGCTCGCGGTTCGACTCGTCGCCAATCGCGCGGTGTGCCTGCGCGGCAACCACGAGGCTGTGATGGAAGGATTCCTTCAGGATCCGGCCATCCTGCAATATTGGCAGCAACTGGGCGGCATGCAGACGCTTGCGTCCTATGGTGTCGAGCTGCGCAACGGAACCGAGACGGCGAACGATCTGCATCGCCGCTTTCTCGATGCGTTCCCGCGTGAACACGAACTGGTCATGCAGTGCTTGCGTAACCAGTTCAGCTGCGGAGATTTTCTGTTCGTTCACGCCGGCATTCGTCCGGACGTTCCACTCGATGATCAGGATCCCAACGATCTGATCTGGATTCGAGATGAGTTTCTCGACTGCACGCGGAACCACGAACGATTCGTCGTGCACGGCCATACGCCGGTGCCGCATCCCGACATCCGTTCCAACCGGATCAATATCGACACCGCTGCGTGGCGAACGGGAACCCTGACCTGCATTGCGATCGAAGGATCGACGATCCTCTTTTTGTGA
- a CDS encoding polysaccharide biosynthesis/export family protein, translating into MLLIKWNSRITFFRLFFFSMIDGCTCIHGDAAMQQRSPSAGLTLHLLLFVFAIAGISAGLSVHASAQTPPSAASAESYILGPNDRIRLKVYGESDITGEYEIDNTGQVSIPLAGHIKAAGATTRQLEKSIASALAKGIVRDPRVNVEIAQYRPYYILGEVKKSGEYPYRHGLTVMDAVASAGGFTYRANENKVFLRRSGASAEEILPLNAPVPVFPGDNIRIPERYF; encoded by the coding sequence GTGCTCCTGATCAAGTGGAACTCGCGCATCACATTCTTTCGCCTTTTTTTCTTCTCAATGATCGACGGCTGTACGTGCATTCATGGAGATGCAGCCATGCAGCAACGGTCGCCCAGCGCCGGCCTGACGCTTCACTTACTTCTTTTCGTCTTTGCGATCGCCGGCATCAGTGCCGGCCTTTCGGTTCATGCTTCAGCACAGACGCCTCCATCCGCAGCGTCTGCGGAAAGTTACATCCTTGGCCCGAACGACCGAATCAGGCTGAAGGTCTACGGCGAGAGCGACATCACCGGCGAATATGAGATCGACAACACCGGTCAGGTCTCGATTCCACTCGCGGGCCATATAAAGGCTGCGGGCGCCACGACGCGGCAGCTCGAGAAATCGATCGCATCCGCCCTTGCAAAGGGAATCGTGCGCGATCCGCGCGTGAACGTCGAGATCGCGCAGTATCGCCCGTATTACATCCTCGGCGAAGTGAAGAAGAGCGGCGAATACCCGTATCGTCATGGGTTGACGGTGATGGACGCGGTCGCAAGCGCCGGCGGGTTCACGTACCGGGCCAATGAGAACAAGGTCTTTCTGCGCCGCTCAGGCGCCAGTGCGGAAGAGATTTTGCCTCTCAATGCTCCTGTTCCGGTTTTCCCGGGCGACAACATTCGGATTCCGGAACGCTACTTCTAG
- a CDS encoding outer membrane beta-barrel protein, with protein MGFELTLASLNASEGSGERFRSIRVPGRCRFSLLPAPAAVILLGLGSSANAQAIPWTSGEFASPWNAQKIFEPSSLPDRTDPNNREEIPPEDMPVKKRQQPGYEPVGIRSGSWMFNPSLTAGTFYDSNIFASNTAPRSDIAAVIEPTLRAHSLWGRHGLDLKLDAQSTTYNQFSSLNQTNASLKGNGWLDITNDTMLLGSFQIAHLNEGVGTLTSPANAISPTPYNLMSGDVTLRKEFNRLTTSVGFRTDSYDYGSTRAQDGTVINQDARDGQVYALHSRIDYAISSTLGWFGGVEGNQRDIRGTPGHTLDSQGYRALTGITVGLSNLVTGEFGAGYVQQRFDDPSIGNIEGPSYRARLTWRPTRLLDVHFNAEQLVTQTTDTSATGVLANAVQLGLDYELRRNIIVSLAGGYENDKFFGQLRKDNVLTSDTRVKYLVNRFAAVSAYYRYTKRDSDIPVFTFDKHLVGMNVTAQF; from the coding sequence ATGGGATTCGAGTTAACACTTGCATCGCTGAATGCATCCGAAGGAAGCGGCGAACGATTCCGCTCCATACGCGTGCCCGGCCGATGCCGCTTCAGCCTGTTGCCCGCCCCGGCGGCTGTCATCCTGCTCGGTCTTGGATCGTCGGCGAATGCCCAGGCCATTCCGTGGACCAGCGGAGAATTCGCCTCCCCCTGGAACGCACAGAAGATCTTTGAGCCGTCATCGCTGCCGGACCGGACCGATCCGAACAATCGCGAAGAGATCCCGCCCGAAGACATGCCGGTGAAGAAGCGACAACAGCCTGGCTATGAACCCGTCGGCATTCGCTCCGGTTCCTGGATGTTCAACCCGTCGCTGACCGCCGGAACTTTTTACGACAGCAACATCTTTGCTTCGAACACCGCGCCGCGTTCCGACATCGCGGCGGTGATCGAGCCGACGCTGCGTGCGCACTCATTATGGGGACGGCATGGCCTGGACCTGAAACTGGACGCGCAGTCGACGACCTATAACCAGTTTTCGAGCCTGAACCAGACCAACGCCAGCCTGAAGGGCAACGGTTGGCTGGACATCACAAACGACACGATGCTGCTCGGCAGCTTTCAGATCGCACATCTGAACGAAGGCGTCGGCACGCTCACTTCCCCCGCCAACGCCATATCGCCGACGCCATACAATTTGATGTCCGGCGACGTCACGCTGCGCAAGGAGTTCAACCGGCTGACGACATCGGTCGGCTTCCGCACCGATTCCTACGACTACGGATCGACGCGCGCGCAGGACGGCACCGTCATCAACCAGGACGCCCGCGATGGGCAGGTCTACGCGCTGCACAGCCGGATCGACTATGCGATCTCTTCCACCCTCGGCTGGTTCGGTGGCGTGGAAGGCAATCAGCGCGACATCAGGGGAACGCCGGGCCATACGCTGGACTCGCAGGGCTATCGCGCGCTGACCGGCATCACGGTCGGCTTAAGCAATCTGGTGACCGGCGAATTCGGCGCCGGCTATGTTCAGCAGCGCTTCGACGACCCGTCGATCGGCAACATCGAAGGCCCTTCCTACCGCGCACGGCTGACATGGCGGCCGACGCGCCTGCTCGACGTGCACTTCAACGCCGAACAGCTTGTCACGCAGACCACCGACACCAGCGCCACCGGCGTGCTCGCGAACGCGGTGCAGCTCGGCCTCGATTACGAGCTGCGGCGCAACATCATCGTCTCGCTCGCCGGCGGTTACGAGAACGACAAGTTCTTCGGTCAGCTCCGCAAGGACAACGTGCTGACATCAGACACCCGCGTCAAATACCTCGTCAATCGTTTCGCGGCCGTTTCCGCCTACTACCGCTACACCAAGCGCGACAGCGACATTCCCGTCTTCACCTTCGACAAACACCTGGTAGGAATGAATGTTACAGCGCAATTCTGA
- a CDS encoding AAA family ATPase, translating to MLQRNSDLPYVIPDEPPARPAAESWQYPTVDLREMGRILRRRYRLLALPALALLGLALTYLMFATTLYTATSTVLVDPRRANVVETNQSVLSNFGTDDATIESQTLLIQSVAILTRVVDKLKLTEDEEFTPKPGLLDPIKGLFRSSGPSDGASPEDAARSRSVDILQKRMKVTRQGTTFLVDVAVSSQSPQKAATIANAIADAYFNEQVRAKYDATRIAATWLNSQIDELKSKVVASEKAVEDYRSANNLMVSQGVTLNDQQITDLNGKLIAARAQTAEARAKYEQIQDIAKSGGDPGGINAAISSEMITKLRTQYADIAKNEADLSSKYGARHPLVANVRAQRRDTQRLINEEIRRILESTKHDYDVARSRETSLQQSLDKLQGVSTSSGQAQVRLRELQREAEANRTQYESYLARSKETTAQESLEMPDSRIVTKASIPIRPSSPKTMLILGLAVMLGLGAGSVLAFLVDYLDGRVKTLEQAEAISGVPVLAAVPLVGARELARLARRGRNELGRYDPKSTKLLPAPLQPPLTRYAIDEPGTFFAEAIRAVRLALQRTMRSQPVKVVQVTSALDSEGKTTLAINLAQSLAMLGIRTLLIDGDLRNPQVTRALCPRADAGLLEVAIGQTAPEQAILVDHSTGLSILPSTRIKEVEYITELMFSDRIVDVLDHFRHRYELIVIDSPPLVPLVDGRALAELADRIILALAWDQTPGEVLSHAMDLLSPVSDRIMGTVLTRVDLSRLQFYDYYRSSAYLKPYGAASLHAGAAR from the coding sequence ATGTTACAGCGCAATTCTGACCTGCCCTATGTGATCCCCGACGAACCTCCTGCCCGCCCCGCCGCGGAAAGCTGGCAGTATCCGACCGTCGATCTGCGCGAGATGGGTCGCATCCTGCGCCGTCGCTACCGGCTGCTGGCGCTGCCGGCCTTGGCGCTGCTCGGGCTGGCGCTGACCTATTTGATGTTCGCCACCACTCTCTATACAGCGACATCGACCGTGCTGGTCGATCCGCGCCGTGCCAATGTCGTCGAGACCAACCAGTCCGTGCTGTCAAACTTCGGCACGGATGATGCAACGATCGAAAGCCAGACGCTGCTGATCCAGTCGGTCGCGATTCTGACGCGCGTCGTTGACAAGCTGAAGCTGACCGAAGACGAGGAATTCACACCGAAGCCCGGCCTGCTCGATCCGATCAAGGGGCTATTCCGCAGCAGCGGGCCGAGCGACGGAGCCAGCCCGGAGGACGCCGCCAGGTCTCGATCGGTCGATATCCTTCAGAAGCGGATGAAAGTGACGCGGCAGGGCACCACTTTCCTCGTCGACGTCGCCGTCAGTTCTCAATCGCCGCAGAAGGCCGCGACCATCGCCAACGCGATTGCGGATGCGTATTTCAATGAACAGGTACGCGCCAAATACGATGCGACGCGCATTGCCGCCACCTGGCTCAACAGCCAGATCGACGAGTTGAAGTCGAAGGTTGTCGCCTCCGAAAAGGCGGTCGAGGATTATCGTTCCGCCAATAATCTGATGGTGTCGCAGGGCGTCACGCTCAACGACCAGCAGATCACCGACCTCAACGGCAAGCTGATCGCCGCGCGCGCGCAAACCGCGGAGGCGCGGGCCAAGTATGAGCAGATCCAGGACATCGCGAAATCCGGCGGCGATCCCGGCGGCATCAACGCGGCCATTTCCTCGGAAATGATCACCAAACTGCGTACCCAATATGCCGACATCGCCAAGAACGAAGCCGATTTGTCGAGCAAGTATGGCGCGCGTCACCCCCTCGTCGCCAATGTGCGGGCGCAGCGGCGTGATACCCAAAGACTGATCAACGAGGAAATCCGGCGGATACTGGAGAGCACCAAGCACGACTACGACGTGGCGCGTTCCCGCGAGACGTCGCTGCAGCAAAGCCTCGACAAGCTTCAGGGCGTGTCCACTTCCTCTGGCCAGGCGCAGGTGCGCTTGCGCGAACTGCAGCGCGAGGCCGAGGCCAACCGCACGCAGTATGAATCCTATCTGGCGCGGTCCAAGGAAACGACGGCGCAAGAGAGCCTCGAGATGCCGGATTCCCGGATCGTGACCAAGGCCAGCATTCCGATCAGGCCGTCGTCTCCCAAGACGATGCTGATCCTGGGTCTTGCGGTGATGCTCGGGCTCGGCGCCGGCAGCGTGCTGGCGTTCCTCGTCGACTATCTCGACGGCCGCGTCAAGACGCTCGAACAGGCCGAAGCCATATCGGGCGTGCCCGTGCTTGCGGCGGTTCCATTAGTCGGTGCGCGCGAGCTCGCCCGCCTCGCCCGGCGCGGACGCAACGAACTCGGCCGCTACGATCCGAAGAGCACGAAGTTGCTGCCGGCGCCGCTACAGCCACCCTTGACGCGCTACGCAATCGACGAGCCCGGCACGTTCTTCGCGGAAGCGATTCGTGCCGTTCGCCTTGCGCTGCAACGGACGATGCGATCGCAGCCGGTAAAGGTCGTACAGGTCACCTCCGCGCTCGACAGCGAAGGCAAGACCACGCTGGCCATCAACCTGGCGCAGTCGCTGGCCATGCTCGGCATCCGAACGCTCCTGATTGATGGCGACCTCCGCAACCCGCAAGTGACCCGCGCACTCTGTCCGCGCGCTGACGCGGGGCTGCTCGAAGTCGCAATCGGCCAGACCGCGCCTGAACAGGCCATTCTGGTGGATCACAGCACCGGGCTTTCGATTCTGCCGTCGACCAGGATCAAGGAGGTCGAATACATCACGGAGTTGATGTTCTCCGACCGGATCGTCGACGTTCTCGATCACTTCCGTCACCGCTACGAATTGATCGTGATCGACTCGCCGCCGCTGGTGCCTTTGGTCGATGGCCGCGCGCTCGCCGAACTCGCAGATCGCATCATCCTGGCGCTGGCATGGGATCAGACCCCCGGCGAAGTGCTGTCCCATGCCATGGACTTGCTGTCCCCGGTCAGCGACCGGATCATGGGGACGGTGCTCACACGAGTGGATCTCAGCCGCCTGCAGTTCTACGACTATTACCGCAGCTCGGCCTATCTCAAGCCATACGGCGCCGCGAGCCTCCATGCCGGAGCGGCGCGGTGA
- a CDS encoding VpsF family polysaccharide biosynthesis protein (VpsF, distantly related to oligosaccharide ligases, is encoded next to the probable flippase VpsE.): MANADAFIERIAAGLLLLAVIATFTLSSSVLTNWKIHYLTAGGNFYEKLHPATYFSLLAFSLLLLRSRGPVGEINRMFSESKLLLAYLLCWLFLLIQVFVLERPFTVIIDTFLLPILIAMVMWQLSASRKHSLAWAVHFTILLNVVIGYYEYFSGHRLIPLTLGDVVVVGEWRSAALLGHPLTASGVVGAYVLALVLRPAICPPILLRLPLIAFSLGSLMAFGGRTSLVTVLAMIGLLGAFEAFRLMRGRRMPLPAAILAICVLFAAGAIVFAALDLGIFDKMLLRFSSDKGSTLARYATFSLLSHFDWHELILGPNPVRVNALQSQLGLNYGIENFWIASVVQFGLVHTILLTVGLVCFFVELLRRSNPAAWAIVLLIVIIAASSVSFSSKNIQLAQFVILISVLLPREPRRGAAPAQVRTPISYRSVPA; this comes from the coding sequence ATGGCGAATGCCGACGCATTCATCGAACGGATCGCAGCCGGCCTGTTGCTGCTGGCCGTGATTGCAACGTTCACGCTCTCCTCCTCCGTTCTGACCAACTGGAAAATCCACTATTTGACGGCAGGCGGCAATTTTTACGAAAAACTGCACCCCGCAACCTATTTCAGCTTGCTTGCATTCTCTCTGCTGTTGCTGCGCAGCCGCGGCCCGGTCGGCGAGATCAACCGGATGTTTTCCGAATCGAAACTGCTGCTGGCGTATCTGCTCTGCTGGCTGTTTCTCTTGATCCAGGTGTTCGTGCTCGAACGCCCGTTCACGGTCATCATCGACACGTTTCTGCTGCCGATCCTGATCGCAATGGTGATGTGGCAACTGTCAGCGTCGCGAAAACATTCGCTGGCCTGGGCCGTTCATTTCACCATCCTGCTGAACGTCGTGATCGGCTACTACGAGTATTTCTCCGGCCATCGGCTGATCCCGTTGACGCTCGGCGACGTCGTGGTGGTGGGGGAATGGCGCTCCGCGGCGCTGCTGGGCCACCCGCTCACGGCATCCGGCGTTGTCGGCGCCTATGTTCTGGCGCTGGTGCTTCGTCCGGCGATTTGTCCGCCGATCCTGCTGCGGCTGCCGCTGATCGCATTCAGCCTCGGATCGCTGATGGCCTTTGGTGGCAGAACGTCGCTGGTCACCGTGCTGGCGATGATCGGGCTGCTCGGGGCCTTTGAGGCGTTCCGCCTGATGCGGGGAAGGCGAATGCCGCTTCCCGCGGCAATACTGGCAATCTGCGTGCTGTTTGCCGCAGGCGCCATCGTATTCGCCGCGCTCGACCTCGGCATTTTCGACAAGATGCTGCTGCGCTTCTCTTCCGACAAGGGCAGCACGCTGGCGCGCTATGCCACCTTCAGCCTGCTCTCGCATTTCGACTGGCATGAACTGATCCTCGGCCCCAACCCGGTTCGGGTGAATGCGCTGCAGTCGCAGCTCGGCCTCAACTACGGCATCGAAAACTTCTGGATTGCCTCCGTCGTCCAGTTCGGTCTCGTCCACACCATCCTGCTGACGGTCGGACTGGTCTGTTTCTTCGTCGAGTTGCTGCGCCGCTCGAACCCCGCGGCATGGGCGATCGTGCTGCTGATCGTCATCATCGCCGCCAGTTCGGTGAGCTTCTCGTCGAAGAACATTCAACTCGCGCAGTTCGTGATCCTCATTTCGGTCTTGCTGCCGCGCGAGCCGCGGCGCGGCGCCGCGCCCGCGCAAGTCCGCACCCCCATCAGCTACCGGTCCGTTCCGGCATAA
- a CDS encoding glycosyltransferase, with protein MTIYVDNTHLGRHVTGLERITLELFSEAALAPLDVVPVRAQGVRQMVTTQTLGLPMRLAASSSILLCPGFPPSPLLRPFASRVLPYIHDDFLITRRAELNMRARLYMAGPFKLALRHYPRFLANSGDTRRKLAAHCRPDAEVTLYRPSVRNVFGLDTGQRGERSAQPQPLRLIALGTVEPRKNFRAAAKILDALRVQGFPEATLDIVGRPGWSDDWQALESQPGVTLHGYQSAERVNQLLDAADLFICTSHDEGLGLPLLEAQYAGLPIIAPDAAIFREVLGESGIHVDPADPSSAAARIAAALSNEDWRARYVALAVRNLARWNDLARGDRDTVISLIASLAA; from the coding sequence ATGACCATCTATGTCGACAACACCCATCTCGGACGTCACGTCACCGGTCTCGAACGCATCACGCTCGAGCTGTTCTCCGAGGCCGCGCTGGCGCCGCTCGACGTCGTTCCGGTGAGGGCGCAGGGTGTTCGCCAGATGGTGACGACGCAGACCCTGGGATTGCCGATGCGGCTCGCCGCTTCGTCCTCCATCCTGCTATGCCCCGGCTTTCCGCCCAGTCCGCTGCTACGGCCGTTCGCATCGCGGGTGCTGCCCTATATCCACGATGACTTTCTGATCACGCGGCGCGCCGAGCTCAATATGCGGGCGCGGCTCTATATGGCCGGGCCCTTCAAGCTCGCGTTGCGCCACTACCCGCGCTTTCTGGCAAATTCCGGCGACACAAGACGCAAACTTGCCGCGCATTGCCGGCCAGATGCCGAGGTGACGCTCTATCGGCCTTCGGTCCGCAACGTGTTCGGCCTCGACACCGGACAACGCGGCGAACGCAGTGCGCAGCCGCAACCGCTTCGACTGATCGCGCTGGGCACGGTGGAGCCGCGCAAGAATTTCAGGGCCGCGGCGAAAATCCTCGATGCGTTGCGCGTGCAGGGATTTCCGGAAGCGACGCTGGACATCGTCGGTAGACCGGGATGGAGCGACGACTGGCAAGCGCTTGAGAGCCAACCGGGCGTCACGCTGCACGGATATCAGTCCGCTGAACGGGTCAATCAGTTACTTGACGCCGCCGACCTGTTCATCTGCACCTCCCATGACGAAGGGCTGGGACTGCCGCTGCTGGAGGCGCAATACGCCGGCCTGCCGATCATCGCCCCCGACGCCGCCATTTTCCGCGAGGTGCTCGGCGAGTCCGGCATCCATGTCGATCCCGCCGATCCTTCCAGCGCGGCCGCGCGGATCGCGGCTGCCCTGTCGAACGAAGACTGGCGTGCCCGATACGTGGCGCTGGCGGTGCGGAATCTGGCGCGCTGGAACGACCTGGCGCGCGGCGACCGCGACACGGTCATCAGCCTGATCGCCAGCCTTGCCGCCTGA